The following proteins are encoded in a genomic region of Papaver somniferum cultivar HN1 unplaced genomic scaffold, ASM357369v1 unplaced-scaffold_10, whole genome shotgun sequence:
- the LOC113326944 gene encoding 26S proteasome regulatory subunit 7A-like: MAPEPEDEIMNEKNPPPLDEDDIALLKTYGLGPYSNSIKKTEKEIKEMAKKVNDLCGIKESDTGLAAPSQWDLVSDKQMMQEEQPLQVARCTKIINANTEDAKYVINVKQIAKFVVGLGDKVSPTDIEEGMRVGVDRNKYQIQIPLPPKIDPSVTLMTVEEKPDVTYADVGGCKEQIEKMREVVELPMLHPEKFVKLGIDPPKGVLCYGPPGTGKTLLARAVANRTDACFIRVIGSELVQKYVGEGARMVRELFQMARSKKACIVFFDEVDAIGGARFDDGVGGDNEVQRTMLEIVNQLDGFDARGNIKVLMATNRPDTLDPALLRPGRLDRKVEFGLPDLESRTQIFKIHTRTMNCERDIRFELLARLCPNSTGADIRSVCTEAGMYAIRARRKTVTEKDFLDAVNKVIKGYQKFSATPKYMVYN, from the exons ATGGCTCCAGAACCAGAGGATGAAATCATGAACGAGAAGAACCCACCTCCTTTGGATGAAGACGATATTGCCCTTCTAAAGACCTAT GGATTGGGTCCATACTCAAATAGTATTAAAAAGACTGAGAAGGAGATTAAAGAGATGGCCAAGAAGGTCAATGATTTATGTG GGATTAAGGAGTCTGACACTGGATTAGCTGCCCCGAGTCAGTGGGATCTTGTTTCTGATAAGCAAATGATGCAGGAAGAGCAGCCTCTTCAG GTTGCTAGATGTACAAAGATTATTAACGCAAACACTGAAGATGCCAAGTATGTCATTAATGTCAAGCAGATTGCAAAG TTTGTTGTTGGCTTGGGGGACAAAGTCTCACCTACTGACATTGAAGAAGGAATGCGTGTTGG TGTTGACAGAAATAAATATCAGATTCAGATCCCCCTACCCCCAAAGATTGATCCAAGTGTTACTCTGATGACTGTTGAAGAAAAGCCCGATGTAACCTATGCTGATGTTGGTGGATGTAAAGAGCAAATTGAGAAGATGCGAGAG GTTGTTGAACTGCCCATGCTTCATCCCGAGAAATTCGTCAAGCTTGGAATTGATCCTCCCAAGGGTGTTCTCTGCTATGGACCACCTGGTACTGGCAAAACACTACTAGCTAGAGCTGTAGCCAACAGAACTGATGCATGTTTCATCAGAGTTATTGGAAGTGAGCTtgtccagaaatacgttggtgaGGGAGCTCGTATGGTTCGAGAGCTTTTCCAG ATGGCCCGTTCAAAGAAGGCTTGCATTGTGTTTTTTGATGAAGTTGATGCAATTGGTGGTGCTCGTTTTGATGACGGTGTTGGTGGGGATAATGAGGTGCAACGTACTATGCTTGAGATTGTCAATCAGCTTGATGGATTTGATGCACGTGGAAACATTAAAGTGCTCATGGCGACCAACAG GCCTGACACTTTGGACCCAGCTCTATTACGTCCTGGACGGTTAGACCGTAAAGTTGAATTTGGGTTACCTGACTTGGAAAGCAGGACCCAGATATTCAAAATTCATACTAGGACGATGAACTGTGAACGTGACATTAGGTTCGAGCTCTTAGCTCGCCTTTGCCCAAATTCCACTG GAGCTGATATCCGAAGTGTGTGTACCGAAGCTGGAATGTACGCAATTCGTGCACGTAGGAAAACCGTGACAGAGAAGGACTTCCTTGATGCTGTCAACAAGGTCATCAAGGGTTACCAAAAGTTCAGTGCAACTCCCAAGTACATGGTGTACAACTAA
- the LOC113326589 gene encoding protein STRUBBELIG-RECEPTOR FAMILY 6-like, with the protein MLNLKMEVLLLFCVAFSCIFQSNLLLINGDTDQKDAAALGVMYTSLNSPQQLTGWIANGGDPCGIGINWKGVTCTGTSVTALKLSGLQLNGNVGYNLQDLSSLKELDLSNNNLGGSIPYSLPPNLERLNLAKNTFNGAIPYSISLMASLKYLDLSHNQLQNQLGDLFNNLPELITLDVSFNALNSNLSQSLSALPSVKNIYLQNNQFTGTLDVLANLPLENLNVENNQFIGWVPAQLKGIKSLKTGGNQWFSGPAPPAPPGPPRRAKPKPKSDDNGKDKSDSNGDGKKSGLGAGGIAGIIVALLVVGLAVAFILIKKKKSKKSSTDIEKHEEDHHFTPLASNEVKEMKSMQAPSEPAKKTFETTSAAVNLRPPPIERLKSFDEEDYSTKPVVVKKANAAPISATVYSIADLQMATASFSVDNLIGEGSIGRVYQAQFDDGKVLAVKKIDSSALPNQSSGDFLEIVSSISRLHHPNVTELVGYCSEHGQHLLIYDFYKNGSLHDFLHLSDEYSKPLTWSSRVTIALGTARALEYLHEVCSPSIVHKNFKSGNILLDSELTPHLSDCGMASFVQNADHQGLDINTGSGYSAPEVAMSGQYTLKSDVYSFGVVMLELLTGRKPFDSSRSRSEQSLVRWATPQLHDIDALDKMVDSSLKGHYPPKSLSRFADVVALCVQSEPEFRPPMSEVVQALVRLVQRANMSKRNLGEDRRSEDPDVVQDDMY; encoded by the exons ATGCTCAACCTCAAGATGGAGGTGCTGCTGCTCTTCTGTGTCGCCTTCTCCTGCATTTTTCAATCTAATCTTCTGCTCATCAATGGGGATACAGATCAAAAGGATG CTGCTGCTCTTGGGGTTATGTACACCAGCTTGAACTCACCACAACAGCTAACAGGATGGATTGCAAATGGTGGAGACCCTTGTGGAATTGGGATCAATTGGAAAGGTGTTACCTGCACCGGCACATCCGTTACAGCACT AAAATTATCAGGTCTTCAACTGAATGGAAATGTGGGATACAATTTGCAAGATTTGAGTTCATTGAAGGAACT GGATTTGAGCAACAATAATCTTGGAGGCAGTATACCATACAGTCTTCCTCCAAACCTTGAAAGACT AAATCTTGCCAAAAATACTTTCAATGGAGCTATTCCCTATTCCATTTCTCTAATGGCATCTCTTAAATACCT AGACCTCAGTCATAATCAACTGCAAAACCAATTGGGCGACTTATTCAACAACCTTCCTGAACTTATCACATT GGATGTCTCTTTTAATGCCCTAAATAGCAACCTTTCTCAGAGTCTTAGCGCACTGCCAAGTGTGAAGAACAT ATATCTGCAAAATAACCAATTCACGGGTACACTTGATGTCCTTGCAAATCTTCCCCTGGAAAATCT GAATGTGGAGAATAACCAATTTATTGGTTGGGTTCCTGCCCAGTTAAAAGGCATAAAGAGCCTCAA GACCGGTGGTAATCAATGGTTCTCAGGGCCTGCACCGCCAGCACCACCTGGGCCACCTCGACGCGCCAAGCCAAAACCGAAATCTGATGACAATGGCAAGGACAAATCTGATTCTAACGGAGATGGGAAGAAATCAGGCCTTGGAGCTGGAGGTATAGCTGGAATAATTGTAGCACTTTTGGTTGTTGGGTTAGCAGTGGCATTCAttttgataaagaagaagaaatccaaaaAGTCATCTACAGATATTGAAAAGCACGAAGAAGATCATCACTTCACTCCTCTCGCTTCAAATGAAGTTAAAG AAATGAAGTCTATGCAGGCCCCCTCAGAACCTGCCAAAAAGACATTTGAAACTACTTCTGCAGCAGTGAACCTTCGACCTCCACCTATTGAACGACTCAAatcatttgatgaagaagactatTCAACAAAACCTGTTGTGGTAAAGAAAGCGAATGCCGCTCCCATTAGTGCCACAGTTTACTCCATAGCGGATCTGCAGATGGCTACAGCTAGCTTCAGTGTAGATAACCTCATCGGAGAGGGTTCTATTGGACGTGTTTATCAAGCTCAATTTGATGACGGGAAG GTTCTTGCTGTGAAGAAAATAGATTCATCTGCTCTGCCAAACCAATCATCAGGAGATTTCTTGGAGATTGTATCAAGCATCTCTCGGTTGCATCATCCAAATGTGACCGAGCTTGTGGGATACTGTTCTGAGCATGGACAACACCTTTTAATCTACGATTTTTACAAGAATGGGTCACTTCATGATTTCTTGCACCTCTCAGATGAATATTCTAAACCATTGACATGGAGTTCCCGCGTCACAATTGCTCTAGGAACTGCACGAGCACTAGA GTATTTGCATGAGGTTTGCTCACCATCCATTGTTCATAAGAATTTCAAGTCCGGCAACATCCTGCTGGATTCGGAACTCACCCCTCACCTCTCAGATTGCGGAATGGCAAGCTTTGTCCAAAATGCAGATCATCAG GGATTAGACATAAACACAGGTTCTGGATATAGTGCACCTGAAGTTGCTATGTCTGGCCAATATACCTTAAAGAGTGACGTTTACAGTTTTGGAGTCGTCATGTTGGAGCTTCTCACTGGTCGTAAACCCTTTGACAG CTCAAGATCAAGATCCGAACAATCTTTGGTTCGGTGGGCAACACCTCAGCTCCATGACATTGATGCATTAGATAAAATGGTCGACTCGTCACTGAAAGGACACTACCCTCCTAAATCCCTCTCACGATTCGCTGACGTGGTTGCTCTCTGTGTCCAG TCTGAGCCAGAGTTCCGACCACCAATGTCAGAGGTTGTACAGGCACTAGTACGACTAGTGCAAAGAGCTAACATGAGCAAAAGAAATCTCGGAGAAGATCGACGATCAGAAGACCCAGATGTTGTGCAGGATGACATGTATTAG